TCTTGGGTTGAATAATTCTTTTGCACATCATTTTCtatctgtctgttttgtttctttgtaaCATGATAAGCTTCAAAATTATGTATGTAAAGAATACTCATAAGTTTGGCCTCTACAGCAATTTTTAATTAGATGTATCattttaaactgtgaaaaacaggCTTAAACAAGCATAACCCTGCAGGGATGGATGTTCTTGATAATTTTATGTGACATAACTGCAGCGCACAGTAAAAACATTGTATGAattatttgcatttgttttgctATCATGAGTTTCTAACATAAGATTATTTTCCCACAGTGGAATAATTTCCAGTTGAGATCCAGATCCAGTCCAGCTAATTTCCTCCCATATGTTACAGCAGAGGAGTCTTATGTAAGAGTCTATTTACTGTGTTCATTAGTGGCTAAATCATCCTATCTGTAACCGGCTCTTTTTATTTTCCCACCATCAGTTCACTGGCAGGCTGCGTTCCCGTCCCATCCTGCACCGCTCCCCGGTGTTTCACGCCTCTAGTCACTGGCTGATTTTCAGTCTACCTGTGCACCTGTTATTACCTCCTAATGAGTTCCCAAAATCTGTATCTGCTCGCTGCACCGCTCCCCCGTGAGCCGTCCAGGAATATAATCACACACATCACAATGCAAAAACCATTTCCTTCTACGTTGAACCCACAAGAGGCATCCAACTGCTTTACAATCCAATGATGCTTCAGACTGATTTTGCTTTATGACTTTTAGTTGCACAGAGAGTCACTTCATCCAGATGTTGATATTAAAAACTGCAGTGAGGCTTGACggcatgacctctgacctgatgGCTCCTGCTTGTGCGACTCCTTCAGGTAGTACAGGGCCTTCTGGAAGTCTCCTAGATGGTAATATGCCACCCCGGATCGGTACAGAGCTTTGAAGTTCTTTCCCTCCTTGAGAAGCACTTTCAGACAGTATTCCTTGACGCGCTCATAGTTCACCAGCTCCATTTGCAAAAGGCAAGCTtggatgagagagagggaaagaggaaGTCAGCGTTTGAGTCTGAGTCGTTTCTTTTGGTTTGATGAGAAACGATGATTCCTTTGTCAGATGGGTGAATAAATATGAGGTTCTCATAAAGTGGGAATTGAAAGAAAGTGAGGCAGATTGTGGGGCAAGCCTGAGATGACTCATACTGGTAATGAATCATTCATGAGCTCTGGAGTATTCCCAGAATCTTTCCTTCTCCAAAAGATAACAGACAGGAGGACCCGTGTATGTGAAGCATAATGAGACAGGAGCATCTCTTACCAGCCAGGCTGTTGTAACACTCCAGCTCCGCGTTCTCCATCGCGCCCTTCTGCTCATCCGTCAGCGTGCTGGACTTGCTGATGGTCGGCAGCAGGGACGACGGGGACTTGGAGCTGGTGTCCGGGTCCCCCAGCACCCTGCACAGACCCTTGATCTCCAGCAAGGCGCGGTGGTACTTACCGATCGCCTCCCGGTACTTCTTATCCTTGTAGCACTGCGTGCCTTGGCTCTTAAAGTCCAGCGCGCGCCTCACGACGTCCGCCGGCTCGTTGTGGGAAGGCTGTTTGAGCATGGACCCACCATGATgcctctgctggaggagctgctgctggtatCTGCCGTCCCTggtccggctgctgctgctgggaggctgCGCGCACTGCTGGAGCCTCGGGGAGCCCCCGCCGCCGTCGGGGCGGCTCTCTCTGCCGCTCTCCGCCCTGCCGTCGTGTGCAGCCTTCACCGCGCTCATGGTCGACTTGATATCTCTCCTGCTATGAATCTAACCCCGCCACCCGGCTATCAGTCAGCAGGGAGCTGCtctgtatttgtctttttttttccccccctgccTTTCACTGCATCTCCTCGGCCGTGCCGTCGCGTCTCCGCCTGGCCAGTGTCGCAGCTACGTCTTCTCTCTCCGTGCGCAATCCTGCGCGATGCGCGCACGGCAGTCGGAGCCAGGCGCTCGTATTTTTCCCCTCAGACGAGCCGATTGGTCGATGAACGCAGAGCGAGTGGTCCCATGGGGGTCCACCAGCAGGAAGAGCAGCTTCGATTTCATTATCAGATCATCGGGGGATGATTTTATCACCAGTTTCTTCTCAAGCTGGACCAGataaaagagacatttcagtCACGCTGAATTAATATGAAatatgttctttaaaaaaattaaaatgtaaagacCCGTTAGGCTATATTTCGTGGTTTTATCTTGCGGTTCTGtctctttatttcattataattaGCAGTAACGTGAGAGGGGAGAATAGTGCGTCCACTGCATCCCTGAATTTAAATTATTCTTCTCACTCGGTCTTATCTCAAACTGCAGGAATGCAGCCGTATCTGCTCAGATGAAGCAGATAAAGATCATCCAGGTTGTCTCCTCTCTGTGTGCAGCAGACTTCTCACAGACTCCTTTCCCCAATGACAGACTCTGAGGTCATTCAAACAAGGTTTATTCTGGGTAATGCTGTTATGAGCATCTGTTCTGGAGGGGAAGCGGCTGTGTGATGAATAAGGGTTTCCCCTATGCAGCCaccagaggttttttttcttttttctttgtcattttgaccAGACATTTTATCTGTAACTCAGTCAGTGAAGTTTGAATCGCAGTGTGTCCTGTTGCCCTCACGGTGCTGTGAACTCAGCTGTCTGGGTGTGTCTCTGGAATTTCAACACTGTGGAACAAATGCTGCAGATCAGTAATAAAAGACCGTGAAGTTTTAAAGCTATTGAATATGACCGGTTGTGTAACACTTGAAGTGATGATGTTGTTGTGTAGTTATGTGGCTGTTTTTGTCAAGAAGTGCACAACCATCCAAACAACATGGATACAGTATACTCCATCTTCATTTCATCCTGTTCATGGGCCGATGGAGCTCATTTGGTTCACCAATTAATATAACACATCCGTTtatgaaacaaacacatgcacagtcATGCACACCATGATGTAAGAGTGCTGATTTCTGTGATACCaagagaagagctgctgctctggataCATAATACCATGATATCAAGTTCCACTATGCAGATGACATCCCACCCCATCTGTCTTTTTACCCTAACAAATAACATTCACCTCAACTCTGTGGATGCTCGATGAAATTCAGATCTTGCTGTTAGAGAAATTTCTACATTTCAGTACTGATCAATCAACAGTTCATTGAATCGGTCTACATGCAGTTCAGCTCGGTCTCCCCAAACTCCCCGTTTCACTCCGTTTACGACAAAACTAGATATTTtgtttgacagaataaatttcaATCAACTCatcattaaacatatttttctATCATGTTTTTATCGGCTACAAAATAATTCCAAAAAACTGTGAActgttttcctggaattcagTTGCAGATCAACATGGATTTCATTTTCAAGGCAAAGATGTTGCTGTTGGAAAATTACTTATGGACATCACTGAATCTGATGTCAGGTCTCTGTAAAACTTTTTGTGTCTCAAATGAATTGTAATTTCTCTTAATCAAATATTTGTACTGTTTTCAATTTTGATGTGATGTATCTGTCCACAGTTCCTCTGTTATGAATCGCTGAAGtgcaaatgaatgaatatgataaaaaataaataaataatagtcTCCAGTTGTAGAGCCACAGATCTGGCAAAATGTACAGAGAGCAGAAAACATAGACTACCTGAGAGAGGAACATAGTGTTAGTCACATGCAGTGGATGTATGACGTGAAACGCCTACCCGCTCAACCAGATAATGGTTCAGGAGGCCTCAACCAGCCCAAACTCCAAACTTCATCTAAATTTTGAACCTTAGCTTAAAAGTAGAAACTGTGTCAGCCTTTTATAGGAACTTCAAATAAGCAGCAATTTTAGAACAAAGCGTGGAGCTCAATACATTccctgaaaaaatgttttttataccTGAGTCATATGACACCTGCGCAAGTTgtcattgtggttttctgggaaTCTAAAATAGCCTTGATgacgtgaaaaaaaaattctgaggTGTGACTTTAGACGTGCAtaaaaattcaatcaaaacaAATTTATACCAGAATTTTAAGAACTTCAAAACAGAATGTCACACTGTCATTCATAAATTGTGCGATAGATTTTCATGTGTTGCCTCTCAATATTGTACTTATTTAAGCAAACAGgttttgaaaatatgaaattacTTCTTTGatctgttcagttcagttttataatagaatagaatagaatagaatagaatagaatagaatagaatagaatagaatatgCTTCATTAATCCCAGATTGGAACTCATTAAAGTATTTGGTGTGTCAAAATGCTCTAAGATCTTGTAATTTCTTAGTGCTTGTGCTTTCTGCGAATTTGGCACCTGTTCTCATTGGTAACATAAATAGGAATGAAGTTCAACATGTCAGTTAAACTAAAACTGAACGGAACGTTTCAGAGAGTGtttaattgatttgtttttagaTAGACATTTTGAACTGCAAACTGGGACGTATTCTAATTCACACAGTAAAATTACacataatttatttaaaatatattttgaatCACTAtgatttcctttatttatttttgcatttgtttgttttagattCTAAGAAAAAATATATCGTTTGATGGGACTGTGCGCATGCGTACAATGAAACAACGTCGCCAAAATGCGACTTAATGTGGAGTGAAACGTCATCTTTATGAGACTGTATTTACATCATGGCGGCGGTGGATTTCAGAGGTGGGTTTGTTCAATGTTTGGTTCTTTCACTTGATTCTGCGTGGTTCATTCTTGCGAGGCGAAACAGAATAAGTCTGAAGATGATTTGTGGTATCCAACCATCTTAAAATAAGATGTTTCTTCCGTAGGTT
Above is a window of Salarias fasciatus chromosome 19, fSalaFa1.1, whole genome shotgun sequence DNA encoding:
- the ttc9 gene encoding tetratricopeptide repeat protein 9A → MSAVKAAHDGRAESGRESRPDGGGGSPRLQQCAQPPSSSSRTRDGRYQQQLLQQRHHGGSMLKQPSHNEPADVVRRALDFKSQGTQCYKDKKYREAIGKYHRALLEIKGLCRVLGDPDTSSKSPSSLLPTISKSSTLTDEQKGAMENAELECYNSLAACLLQMELVNYERVKEYCLKVLLKEGKNFKALYRSGVAYYHLGDFQKALYYLKESHKQEPSDTNVIRYIQLTEMKIRRNAQREKKEAT